A genome region from Gloeocapsopsis sp. IPPAS B-1203 includes the following:
- a CDS encoding outer membrane beta-barrel protein gives MKLSLKAATISALSALVIAPILSAGQAAAQPTGTNASYIGGGIAAGVTNGGQTGDAATFGGNIQGRYAIPNTPVSARGAILFSDETSAIMPIVSYDVPVFNNTNVYVGGGYSFVEQNGRPTPLGNRNSFVLTTGVETQVARDIVLYSDAKLGIRAYENSPASAVSFQAGAAYRF, from the coding sequence ATGAAACTCTCTTTAAAAGCCGCTACAATTTCTGCTTTGTCAGCATTAGTTATTGCACCTATTCTCTCTGCGGGACAAGCTGCTGCTCAACCAACTGGTACCAATGCTAGCTATATTGGTGGTGGTATTGCTGCTGGAGTAACAAATGGCGGACAGACAGGAGATGCTGCTACCTTTGGTGGAAATATTCAAGGTCGTTATGCAATTCCCAATACTCCTGTTTCAGCTCGTGGTGCTATTCTCTTCAGCGATGAAACTAGTGCTATCATGCCAATTGTTTCTTACGACGTACCAGTTTTTAATAACACCAACGTTTATGTTGGTGGAGGTTACTCTTTCGTAGAACAAAACGGTAGACCTACTCCTTTGGGTAATAGAAACTCTTTTGTTTTAACAACAGGAGTAGAAACTCAAGTAGCTAGAGACATTGTTCTTTACAGCGATGCTAAGTTAGGTATTCGTGCTTATGAAAATAGCCCAGCTTCTGCTGTTAGTTTCCAAGCTGGTGCAGCTTACCGCTTCTAG
- the sir gene encoding sulfite reductase, ferredoxin dependent, protein MVNSSIPTPATKKPSKVEGIKERSSFLREPVATELLQDTTHFTEEAIQILKFHGSYQQDNRDNRVKGQEKDYQFMLRTKNPGGLVPPQLYLTLDRLAEEYGNQTLRATTRQGFQLHGILKKNLRSAIAAIIENLGSTLAACGDVNRNVMAPPAPFKNRADYQYAWKYAQNIADLLTPQTGAYYEIWLDGEKAISAEEDPAVKEARQKNGSGTIVHEGEEPIYGTHYMPRKFKVCVTVPEDNSVDLFSQDLTLVVMMNQQELQGFNVYAGGGLGRTHNKEETFARLADPICYVDKEDVYDIVKAIVATQRDYGDRTDRRHARLKYLIHDWGVDKFRSMVEKYFGKPLQPFKPLPEFKYEDFLGWHEQGDGKLFLGISVQNGRIMDDEKMQLRTALREIVEQFNLPMRLTPHHNVIFYEIEPEKRQAIEGILSRHHVEADPNAIKPLVRYAMACPALPTCGLATTESERIIPSVLDRIEALLDKVGLSNEHFVIRMTGCPNGCARPYMAELGFVGTSPETYQIWLGGSPNQTRLAQVYIEKMPLHNMEAEFEPIFVYYKQARQAEESLGDFCDRVGFPAIREFAANYTPQAIEETVQPTSDEPTGNGIAVIETPVSNGKLRSRHRISIRDDVYDKLKAIGTREGKTLTTMVNEALETYLKDQL, encoded by the coding sequence ATGGTTAATTCTTCAATTCCTACACCCGCAACAAAAAAGCCTTCTAAAGTAGAAGGAATTAAAGAACGCAGTAGTTTTTTACGCGAACCTGTAGCTACAGAACTTCTACAGGATACTACGCATTTTACAGAAGAAGCGATTCAAATCTTAAAGTTCCACGGCTCATATCAGCAAGATAACCGCGACAATCGGGTTAAGGGACAGGAAAAAGATTACCAATTCATGCTGCGGACAAAGAATCCAGGGGGATTAGTACCACCACAGCTGTACTTAACTCTAGATCGTCTAGCAGAAGAATACGGAAATCAGACGTTACGTGCGACAACCAGACAAGGATTTCAGCTACACGGGATTTTGAAGAAAAATCTCAGAAGTGCGATCGCGGCAATTATCGAAAATCTCGGTTCAACACTAGCTGCCTGTGGTGATGTGAACCGCAATGTTATGGCACCACCCGCCCCATTTAAAAATCGCGCTGACTATCAATATGCGTGGAAATATGCTCAAAATATTGCCGATTTGCTAACGCCGCAAACAGGAGCATACTACGAAATTTGGTTGGATGGGGAAAAGGCAATTAGTGCAGAAGAAGATCCTGCAGTCAAAGAAGCACGGCAGAAAAACGGTAGTGGCACAATTGTTCATGAAGGTGAGGAACCAATTTATGGCACTCACTATATGCCGCGTAAGTTTAAAGTCTGCGTCACAGTCCCCGAAGATAACTCGGTTGATTTGTTTTCTCAAGACTTAACGTTGGTTGTGATGATGAACCAGCAAGAGTTGCAAGGATTTAATGTCTATGCTGGTGGTGGCTTAGGACGGACGCATAATAAAGAAGAAACTTTTGCCCGCTTAGCCGATCCGATTTGTTATGTCGATAAGGAAGACGTTTACGACATTGTTAAAGCTATTGTTGCGACACAAAGAGACTACGGCGATCGCACAGATAGGCGTCATGCCCGTTTAAAATATCTCATTCACGATTGGGGTGTTGATAAATTCCGCTCTATGGTGGAAAAATACTTTGGTAAACCATTACAACCATTCAAACCACTACCAGAGTTTAAATACGAAGACTTCCTCGGTTGGCACGAACAAGGAGACGGCAAACTCTTTTTAGGAATTTCCGTGCAAAACGGGCGGATTATGGATGATGAAAAAATGCAACTACGCACCGCCCTACGCGAGATTGTCGAACAGTTCAATTTACCAATGCGGCTCACACCGCACCATAATGTTATTTTCTACGAGATTGAGCCTGAAAAACGGCAGGCAATTGAAGGAATTCTGAGTCGCCATCATGTAGAAGCTGATCCGAATGCAATTAAACCTTTAGTCCGTTACGCAATGGCTTGTCCTGCTTTACCAACGTGTGGTTTAGCAACAACGGAATCTGAACGTATTATTCCCAGCGTTTTAGATCGCATTGAAGCGCTACTAGACAAAGTAGGTTTAAGTAATGAGCATTTTGTCATCCGGATGACGGGTTGTCCGAACGGATGTGCTAGACCATATATGGCAGAACTAGGGTTTGTCGGTACTAGTCCAGAAACGTACCAAATTTGGTTGGGTGGTAGTCCAAATCAAACGAGATTGGCACAAGTTTATATTGAGAAAATGCCTCTCCATAATATGGAGGCAGAATTTGAACCAATCTTTGTTTACTATAAACAAGCCCGCCAAGCGGAAGAATCATTAGGGGATTTTTGCGATCGCGTCGGTTTTCCAGCAATTCGAGAGTTTGCCGCAAACTATACTCCGCAGGCTATCGAAGAAACTGTACAACCTACTAGCGACGAGCCTACAGGTAATGGTATTGCTGTTATTGAAACTCCAGTTAGTAACGGTAAGCTAAGATCTCGTCACCGCATTAGTATCCGCGATGATGTTTATGACAAGCTGAAAGCCATTGGTACTCGTGAAGGAAAAACCTTAACTACAATGGTGAATGAAGCGTTAGAGACGTATCTGAAAGATCAGTTGTAA
- a CDS encoding 16S rRNA (uracil(1498)-N(3))-methyltransferase: protein MAQLQRLAIAPSQLDNEQILLATEQQHYLGRVLRLHEGDRFIAMDGTGNSWLAVFLGNQAQIVESIVVESELKVPVTLILALPKGNGFDEVVRCCTEIGVSCIVPALSDRTLLQPSPQKLERWRRIAKEAAEQSERSIVPTVLEPIPLNQALAAATAKYLYFCVARRNEPHLHTLLSPSTTAEIAIAIGPEGGWTTQEIENAIAAGFQLVSLGNRVLRAVTAPIVAMSLVSAAFDG, encoded by the coding sequence ATGGCGCAATTACAACGATTAGCGATCGCACCCTCACAACTGGACAACGAGCAAATTTTGCTCGCGACCGAACAACAACATTATCTCGGTCGAGTGTTACGGCTACATGAGGGCGATCGCTTTATTGCAATGGATGGGACTGGGAATTCTTGGCTAGCTGTTTTTTTAGGCAACCAAGCGCAAATTGTAGAGTCAATTGTTGTCGAATCTGAGTTAAAAGTTCCTGTCACTTTAATCTTGGCATTACCAAAAGGAAATGGCTTTGATGAAGTCGTGCGGTGTTGTACAGAAATTGGCGTAAGCTGTATCGTACCAGCGTTAAGCGATCGCACTTTACTACAACCAAGTCCGCAAAAGTTAGAACGCTGGCGGCGTATTGCTAAAGAAGCTGCTGAACAATCAGAACGCAGCATAGTTCCAACCGTCTTAGAACCAATTCCTTTGAATCAAGCGCTTGCAGCAGCAACAGCAAAATATTTGTATTTTTGCGTAGCAAGACGTAATGAACCGCATTTACACACACTTCTCTCACCTTCGACGACAGCAGAAATTGCTATTGCAATTGGACCTGAGGGAGGATGGACAACACAAGAAATTGAAAATGCGATCGCTGCAGGATTTCAACTTGTTTCGCTAGGTAATAGAGTTTTACGTGCCGTTACTGCGCCAATTGTCGCGATGTCGTTAGTATCAGCAGCTTTTGATGGGTAA
- a CDS encoding polysaccharide biosynthesis protein, with product MPLPVVRATSKSEIIKRIQELVPLGSPEPQDSQVLASLTQLTSDLIQAYQAEEQLQEDPFTDVWGRTIHLYKSAVCNKVRSKVVLVTGGEGCVGSELVKKLVELGARQVVSVDKARCASLYESRPIKVQKQAIALYAADVRNYHALKYIFETEKPDIVFHLAAQRLPGLAEIQIRETVSTAICGTQHIIQLCEKYGVQQCIFSSTGKAARYFTAEVYAASKKLCEWQLAQAAQKSNVTYGMVRFTHMLNNSSVCQQISDKVQQGKIINIHTPHRYITAQNINEALHLLLNALVVSQPKKLKFLTVRNLGWPTETLEIALYKILESGKKLPIYFQGLLPGYEEPCFLGQFNWNKPTETNLLINALENSQLEASGDMMIAELANFSSEVLDKHLAIIQILIDNLSLPENHIKYGLKTAIKEITDSIFSQTSPQALLKILKWGTNPKQLLSEGTSIECHQDIVELVVKGLYGRLTQNCLLSTYQNTYEFEDLVNLLKTIPSIKQEVTYLNAVLQYNWCVLSSVVSIPPPAFTVSV from the coding sequence GTGCCTTTACCAGTGGTTCGTGCTACTAGCAAATCTGAGATTATCAAGCGCATACAAGAGTTAGTTCCACTGGGTTCGCCAGAACCGCAAGATTCTCAAGTACTTGCAAGCTTAACACAATTAACATCAGACTTGATTCAAGCTTATCAAGCAGAAGAGCAATTACAAGAAGATCCTTTTACTGACGTGTGGGGACGCACAATTCATTTGTATAAGTCTGCAGTATGCAACAAAGTGCGCTCTAAGGTTGTTTTGGTGACAGGTGGAGAAGGCTGTGTTGGCAGTGAATTAGTCAAAAAACTTGTGGAATTAGGTGCAAGACAAGTTGTTTCAGTTGATAAAGCAAGGTGTGCGAGTTTATACGAGTCTAGACCAATCAAAGTGCAAAAGCAAGCGATCGCTTTATACGCAGCCGATGTCCGTAACTACCACGCCCTCAAGTATATTTTTGAAACAGAGAAACCAGACATTGTTTTTCATTTAGCAGCACAACGCCTTCCTGGGCTTGCAGAAATTCAAATTAGAGAAACAGTTTCCACAGCAATTTGCGGTACTCAACACATTATTCAACTTTGCGAAAAATACGGAGTACAACAATGTATTTTCTCTTCAACAGGTAAAGCTGCAAGGTACTTTACTGCAGAAGTTTACGCTGCTTCTAAAAAACTTTGTGAGTGGCAACTGGCACAAGCTGCACAAAAAAGCAATGTGACTTACGGAATGGTGCGCTTCACTCATATGTTGAATAACAGTTCTGTATGTCAACAAATATCAGACAAAGTACAGCAAGGCAAAATTATTAATATTCATACTCCCCATCGCTACATAACAGCACAAAACATTAACGAAGCCTTGCATCTACTGCTCAATGCCCTTGTCGTATCGCAGCCAAAAAAACTAAAATTTCTTACAGTACGCAATCTAGGATGGCCTACAGAAACATTAGAAATAGCCCTCTACAAAATTCTCGAATCAGGTAAAAAGCTACCAATTTATTTTCAAGGACTTCTACCAGGTTATGAAGAACCTTGTTTTTTAGGGCAATTTAATTGGAATAAGCCTACAGAAACTAATCTACTGATTAATGCTTTAGAAAACTCCCAATTAGAAGCATCAGGAGATATGATGATTGCAGAACTCGCTAACTTTTCTAGCGAAGTATTAGATAAACACTTAGCAATTATACAAATACTAATAGATAATTTAAGTTTACCAGAAAATCATATCAAATACGGGCTTAAAACAGCAATCAAAGAGATTACAGATTCTATTTTTTCTCAAACTTCTCCCCAAGCTTTACTCAAAATTTTAAAGTGGGGCACTAATCCTAAACAACTCTTATCAGAAGGAACCTCTATAGAATGCCATCAAGATATTGTTGAATTAGTTGTTAAGGGATTATATGGTAGACTCACTCAGAATTGTTTACTCAGTACTTATCAAAATACTTATGAATTTGAAGATTTAGTTAATTTGCTAAAAACAATACCTTCAATCAAACAAGAAGTAACATATCTCAATGCAGTACTTCAATACAATTGGTGTGTATTAAGTTCTGTAGTTAGTATTCCTCCACCTGCTTTTACAGTTTCTGTTTAG
- the ffh gene encoding signal recognition particle protein, giving the protein MFDALADRLDSAWKKLRGQDKITQSNIQEALREVRRALLEADVNLQVVKDFITEVETKAQGAEVIAGVKPDQQFIKIVYEELVQVMGETNIPLAQVEQPPTIVLMAGLQGTGKTTATAKLALHLRKLERSCMMVATDVYRPAAIDQLVTLGKQIDVPVFEMGSDANPVEIARQGVEQAKAEGVDTVIIDTAGRLQIDQDMMAELAQIKETVQPHEVLLVVDAMTGQEAANLTRTFHDEIGITGAILTKLDGDSRGGAALSVRQISGQPIKFVGVGEKVEALQPFYPDRMASRILGMGDVLTLVEKAQEEIDLTDAAKMQEKMMAAKFDFTDFLKQMRLLKNMGSLGGIMKMIPGMNKLSEDQLKQGETQLKRAEAMINSMTTQERRDPDLLASSPNRRKRIASGSGYKEADVNKLVGDFQKMRSLMQQMTQGGMPGMPGMFGGGMGNPLAAGGNRPSAPGWRGYSGGGTAKKKKKDKKKKGFGNL; this is encoded by the coding sequence ATGTTTGATGCACTTGCTGACCGTTTAGACTCTGCGTGGAAAAAGCTGCGGGGTCAAGACAAAATTACCCAGTCCAACATTCAAGAAGCACTCCGAGAAGTGCGCCGTGCGCTGCTAGAAGCAGACGTTAATTTGCAGGTAGTGAAAGACTTTATCACCGAAGTCGAAACTAAGGCACAGGGTGCTGAAGTGATTGCTGGAGTGAAGCCCGATCAGCAGTTCATCAAAATTGTTTATGAAGAACTGGTGCAGGTGATGGGGGAAACGAACATTCCTCTTGCACAAGTTGAGCAGCCACCGACGATTGTCCTGATGGCAGGTTTACAGGGAACTGGAAAAACAACCGCAACTGCCAAATTAGCATTACATCTGCGCAAATTAGAACGCAGTTGCATGATGGTAGCTACCGACGTTTATCGTCCAGCAGCGATCGATCAATTGGTGACACTAGGTAAACAAATTGATGTGCCAGTGTTTGAGATGGGAAGTGATGCTAACCCTGTAGAAATTGCTCGACAAGGAGTTGAACAAGCAAAAGCAGAAGGTGTAGATACTGTCATTATTGACACTGCGGGGCGCTTGCAAATTGACCAAGACATGATGGCTGAGTTAGCCCAAATTAAGGAAACAGTGCAGCCTCACGAAGTTCTCCTCGTTGTGGATGCAATGACAGGTCAAGAAGCAGCGAATTTAACGCGCACCTTCCACGATGAAATTGGTATTACAGGAGCCATTCTGACCAAACTTGACGGCGATAGCCGAGGTGGGGCAGCGCTATCAGTAAGACAAATTTCAGGTCAACCCATTAAGTTTGTTGGCGTTGGGGAAAAAGTCGAAGCATTGCAACCGTTTTACCCCGATCGCATGGCATCGCGAATTTTGGGGATGGGAGATGTCTTAACGCTAGTCGAAAAAGCGCAAGAGGAAATTGATCTTACCGATGCTGCCAAGATGCAAGAAAAAATGATGGCAGCTAAATTTGACTTTACTGATTTTCTCAAGCAAATGCGGCTGTTGAAAAACATGGGTTCTCTTGGGGGAATCATGAAAATGATTCCAGGTATGAATAAGTTATCGGAAGATCAACTCAAGCAAGGCGAAACCCAGCTCAAGCGTGCTGAGGCAATGATTAATTCTATGACAACACAAGAACGCCGCGATCCTGATTTACTGGCAAGTTCTCCTAATCGGAGAAAACGCATTGCTAGTGGTTCCGGTTACAAAGAAGCTGATGTCAATAAGTTGGTGGGTGATTTCCAAAAAATGCGATCGCTTATGCAACAAATGACTCAAGGCGGCATGCCTGGTATGCCAGGAATGTTCGGTGGTGGCATGGGTAATCCTCTTGCCGCAGGCGGTAATCGTCCTTCAGCACCAGGTTGGCGTGGTTATAGTGGTGGTGGCACAGCCAAGAAAAAGAAAAAGGACAAGAAGAAAAAAGGTTTTGGCAATCTTTAG
- a CDS encoding amino acid ABC transporter permease, with the protein MQTELPPPVAPPISRASSPWEWMRVNLFSTWYNVILTIVCVVVIVVGISNLLRWVFDIAQWNVVATNLQLFFVGRFPPELYWRVWLSLGVLACLAGIAWGFSRTDARWLSRSTLIALSVVVAAVILLPIPLSSRLWLLAIALVATIGYAAGRQLPPNFSSWLPVMWGVAFLLVWWLIKGGLGLAPTPTTVWSGLLLTLLTATTSILLSFPLGVLLALGRQSPLPVVRGLSTLYIEVIRGLPLIGILFLAQVMLPLFLPPWFRDLDRVLRAIAGLVLFSAAYLAENVRGGLQAVPRGQAEAAKALGLSAPLTVSLIVLPQALKAVIPAIVGQFISLFKDTSLLALFGLLELTGIARSILAQPEFIGRYAEVYLFIGLIYWIFCYGMSQASRNLERKLNVGQR; encoded by the coding sequence ATGCAAACTGAATTACCTCCTCCTGTTGCACCTCCAATTAGTCGCGCTTCCTCGCCTTGGGAATGGATGCGTGTCAACTTGTTTAGTACTTGGTACAACGTCATTCTGACGATAGTTTGTGTTGTTGTCATCGTTGTCGGAATCAGTAATTTATTGCGCTGGGTGTTTGATATAGCGCAGTGGAATGTTGTTGCAACAAACTTGCAGTTATTCTTTGTTGGTAGATTTCCTCCCGAACTCTACTGGCGCGTTTGGTTATCATTAGGAGTCCTTGCTTGTCTAGCCGGAATTGCTTGGGGTTTTAGTCGCACGGATGCGCGTTGGTTAAGTCGTTCTACTTTGATTGCTTTGAGCGTCGTCGTTGCTGCAGTCATCTTGCTACCAATACCATTATCATCACGGTTGTGGTTACTGGCGATCGCTCTTGTGGCAACTATTGGCTATGCAGCCGGACGGCAATTACCACCAAATTTTAGTAGTTGGCTTCCTGTCATGTGGGGAGTTGCGTTTCTTCTTGTCTGGTGGTTGATTAAAGGAGGCTTGGGTTTAGCACCTACCCCAACTACTGTTTGGTCAGGACTATTATTAACGTTACTCACCGCAACAACAAGTATCCTTCTTTCGTTTCCTTTAGGAGTGTTACTAGCGTTAGGAAGGCAAAGTCCGCTTCCTGTTGTTCGTGGTCTATCAACGCTCTATATTGAAGTCATCCGAGGCTTGCCATTAATCGGCATTTTGTTTTTAGCTCAAGTAATGCTACCCCTGTTTCTTCCACCGTGGTTTCGCGATTTGGATCGGGTGCTACGTGCGATCGCTGGACTAGTACTATTCAGTGCTGCGTATCTTGCCGAAAATGTTCGTGGTGGTTTGCAAGCAGTTCCTCGCGGACAAGCTGAAGCCGCCAAAGCTTTAGGACTCAGCGCACCTTTGACAGTTTCATTGATTGTGTTACCCCAAGCCTTAAAAGCTGTAATTCCAGCAATTGTTGGTCAGTTTATCAGCTTATTCAAAGATACTTCACTACTAGCACTATTTGGCTTACTCGAATTAACTGGAATCGCTCGCTCTATTTTGGCACAGCCAGAATTTATCGGACGCTACGCCGAAGTTTACTTATTTATTGGTTTAATTTACTGGATCTTCTGCTATGGAATGTCGCAAGCCAGCCGCAATCTCGAACGCAAGTTAAATGTTGGTCAGCGGTAG
- a CDS encoding amino acid ABC transporter ATP-binding protein, which produces MTQQTITTQTDASLPQKPAIIAENVHKWYASNKFHVLRGVSLNVYRGEVVVIMGPSGSGKSTFIRTFNALEEYQQGRIEIDGIELSHDLRNIDAIRKEVGMVFQQFNLFPHLTVLDNVTLAPIWVRRWAKKRAEEVAMQLLEKVGILEQARKYPGQLSGGQQQRVAIARALAMQPKIMLFDEPTSALDPEMVREVLDVMRSLAQSGITMVVVTHEVGFAREVADRIVLMDGGVIVEEATPQEFFQNPKEERTRKFLSQIL; this is translated from the coding sequence ATGACACAGCAAACTATTACAACACAAACAGATGCTTCGCTACCACAAAAACCCGCAATCATTGCTGAGAATGTCCATAAATGGTATGCCAGTAATAAATTCCATGTCTTGCGCGGTGTCAGTCTTAATGTCTACCGTGGTGAAGTTGTTGTTATTATGGGACCTTCTGGTTCAGGGAAATCAACCTTTATTCGCACATTTAACGCTTTAGAAGAGTACCAGCAGGGCAGAATTGAAATTGATGGCATTGAACTATCCCATGACTTACGCAACATCGATGCAATTCGCAAAGAAGTCGGGATGGTGTTTCAACAATTCAACTTGTTTCCCCATCTGACGGTACTTGATAATGTTACCCTAGCACCCATTTGGGTAAGACGCTGGGCGAAAAAAAGAGCAGAAGAAGTTGCGATGCAGCTACTTGAAAAAGTCGGAATTTTAGAACAAGCGCGTAAATATCCAGGTCAACTCTCTGGCGGTCAACAACAACGAGTCGCGATCGCCCGCGCCTTAGCAATGCAACCAAAAATTATGCTTTTTGACGAACCAACATCCGCCCTCGACCCAGAAATGGTGAGGGAAGTCTTAGACGTGATGCGATCGCTTGCTCAATCTGGTATCACAATGGTTGTTGTCACGCACGAAGTTGGCTTTGCGCGTGAAGTTGCCGATCGCATTGTCCTCATGGATGGTGGTGTGATTGTCGAAGAAGCTACACCTCAAGAATTCTTTCAAAACCCGAAAGAGGAACGGACGCGAAAGTTTTTGTCTCAGATACTATAA